In the genome of Hymenobacter taeanensis, one region contains:
- the hrpB gene encoding ATP-dependent helicase HrpB — MLLPDLPIRDALPELLQTLAAFTIAVLQAPPGAGKTTVVPLALLDAPWREGGRILVLEPRRLAARAAAIRMAQLLGEPVGQTVGYRMRLESKVSAQTRIEVVTEVILTRQLQDDPALEGVAAVLFDEFHERSLQADLGLALALDAQSVLRPDLRLLVMSATLDADRLGAWLGAPVVRSLGRMFPVETHYLSPARAATASRRPHEKLQDLTPVIIREALAEHATGDVLVFLPGLADQRRVADKLASLPDTIDIHVLHGELPAEQQDAALRPAANGRRKIVLATSIAETSLTIEGVTIVVDGGYARVPRFEPRTGLTTLGTEPVSQAAADQRRGRAGRLGPGTCYRLWTAHDYEQLPHHLAPEILTADLSALALELALWGARDASALRWLDAPPAPALAQARELLVRLQALTPDCHPTAHGRLLAGLGLAPRLAHLVVRGKETGHGATACALAALLTERDILRPADGSFGPPDLRLRLEALVTGRAPLPGLQPDAGAVRRVREAAAVLRNRAGVRGEIEPDVAGLLAALAYPDRLGQRETPERVRLVTGQRATLPAEYFSSQDAYFAVAALDGTAAQPRAGLAAPLSKAELEEHFATQIETLEEVRWDEATGRVVARRLRRLGALVLSEANLPNPSSEAISAALLGALRTAGISRLPWSEAATQVRERLAFLQHLAPDNWPSVSDEQLLDELEDWLGPYLTNVKSMAELSRVDLAEALLNRLPGGWAQRQELDKLAPSHLEVPTGSHIRLDYSEPAAPVLAVRLQEVFGLLDTPMVGGGRVPLTLHLLSPGYRPAQVTRDLRSFWTSSYFEVRKELRGRYPKHYWPENPLEAQAIRGTKKQNGL, encoded by the coding sequence ATGCTCCTCCCCGACCTCCCGATAAGAGACGCCCTACCCGAGCTGCTGCAAACGCTAGCGGCATTTACCATAGCTGTACTGCAGGCTCCGCCCGGCGCGGGTAAAACGACCGTGGTACCACTGGCCCTGCTGGATGCACCGTGGCGGGAAGGAGGCCGAATACTTGTGCTGGAACCCCGACGGCTGGCAGCCCGGGCAGCAGCCATCCGCATGGCCCAGCTCCTGGGTGAGCCCGTAGGCCAAACGGTAGGGTACCGCATGCGCCTGGAAAGTAAAGTATCGGCGCAAACCCGAATTGAAGTAGTCACAGAAGTAATTCTGACCCGTCAGCTTCAGGATGACCCGGCCCTGGAAGGCGTGGCAGCGGTGCTGTTTGATGAATTTCACGAGCGTAGCCTGCAGGCCGACCTTGGCCTTGCACTGGCGCTGGATGCCCAAAGTGTGCTGCGGCCGGATCTACGCCTGCTGGTTATGTCGGCCACGCTGGACGCTGACCGGCTTGGCGCTTGGCTGGGTGCGCCAGTGGTGCGCAGCCTAGGCCGCATGTTTCCGGTAGAAACGCACTACTTAAGCCCGGCGCGGGCCGCTACTGCCAGCCGTCGGCCCCACGAAAAGCTGCAGGATCTTACACCAGTCATCATCCGCGAAGCTCTGGCGGAGCACGCCACTGGCGACGTGCTGGTATTCTTGCCTGGCCTAGCCGACCAGCGCCGCGTGGCAGATAAGCTCGCCTCGCTGCCCGATACCATTGATATACACGTGCTGCACGGGGAGCTGCCCGCCGAGCAGCAGGATGCAGCCCTGCGCCCGGCTGCTAATGGCCGCCGCAAGATTGTGCTGGCCACCAGCATCGCCGAAACCAGCTTAACTATTGAAGGCGTCACGATAGTAGTAGATGGCGGTTACGCCCGCGTGCCCCGTTTCGAGCCGCGCACTGGCCTTACCACCTTGGGTACTGAGCCCGTGAGCCAGGCCGCCGCCGATCAGCGCCGGGGCCGCGCGGGCCGCCTCGGGCCCGGCACTTGCTACCGGCTCTGGACAGCCCACGACTACGAGCAACTCCCTCACCACCTCGCCCCCGAAATTCTTACCGCCGACCTCAGCGCCCTGGCCCTGGAGCTGGCCCTCTGGGGTGCCCGCGACGCATCAGCCCTGCGCTGGCTGGATGCCCCGCCCGCCCCGGCGCTGGCCCAGGCCCGTGAGCTGCTGGTACGCCTGCAGGCCCTCACGCCCGATTGCCACCCTACTGCCCACGGCCGCCTGCTGGCAGGCCTGGGCCTGGCCCCACGCCTCGCCCACCTGGTAGTGCGCGGCAAAGAAACAGGCCACGGCGCTACGGCATGCGCTCTGGCGGCTTTGCTCACCGAGCGCGATATTCTGCGCCCCGCCGATGGCTCTTTTGGCCCACCAGATTTGCGCCTACGCCTGGAGGCTCTGGTAACGGGCCGGGCCCCGCTCCCCGGGCTGCAACCCGATGCCGGCGCGGTGCGCCGGGTGCGGGAAGCCGCCGCCGTGCTCCGCAACCGCGCCGGGGTAAGAGGAGAAATAGAGCCTGACGTAGCGGGGCTACTGGCCGCCCTGGCCTACCCCGACCGCCTAGGCCAACGGGAAACTCCAGAGCGCGTGCGCCTGGTAACCGGCCAGCGGGCCACGCTGCCTGCCGAGTACTTTAGCTCCCAGGATGCGTACTTTGCCGTGGCCGCGCTGGATGGCACCGCCGCCCAACCCCGGGCTGGCTTAGCAGCTCCGCTCAGCAAAGCCGAGCTAGAAGAGCACTTCGCCACGCAGATAGAAACGCTGGAGGAAGTACGGTGGGATGAGGCTACCGGCCGCGTAGTAGCGCGCCGCCTGCGCCGCTTGGGGGCACTGGTTTTATCTGAAGCTAACCTGCCCAACCCAAGCTCCGAAGCTATTTCGGCGGCACTACTGGGAGCTTTGCGGACCGCAGGCATCAGTCGGCTGCCCTGGAGCGAGGCGGCCACCCAAGTGCGGGAGCGGCTGGCATTTCTGCAGCATCTGGCGCCTGATAACTGGCCTAGCGTTTCAGATGAGCAGCTGCTGGACGAACTGGAGGATTGGCTTGGCCCGTACCTCACCAACGTAAAGTCCATGGCTGAGCTGAGCCGGGTAGATTTAGCTGAAGCCCTGCTCAACCGCCTGCCCGGGGGCTGGGCCCAGCGCCAGGAACTCGACAAGCTGGCCCCCTCTCACCTTGAGGTGCCCACCGGCTCCCACATCCGGCTAGACTACTCCGAGCCGGCGGCTCCGGTGCTGGCCGTGCGGCTGCAGGAAGTATTTGGACTGCTGGATACGCCTATGGTAGGCGGCGGGCGCGTGCCTCTCACGCTCCATCTGCTCTCGCCCGGCTACCGCCCCGCCCAGGTCACGCGCGACTTGCGCAGCTTCTGGACCAGCAGCTACTTTGAGGTGCGCAAGGAGCTGCGCGGGCGTTACCCCAAGCATTATTGGCCCGAGAACCCGTTGGAGGCGCAAGCTATCCGGGGTACCAAAAAGCAGAACGGCTTGTAG
- a CDS encoding rhodanese-like domain-containing protein: MLPELTPEDLHARLQRGDDLQLIDVRQPEEYAYCRIAGSHLIPLGELASRVEEIDPDRPTVLICHHGVRSMQALAYLQHRHEMTNLLNLRGGIHAWSTRVDPSVAVY; encoded by the coding sequence ATGCTCCCCGAACTCACCCCCGAAGACCTGCACGCCCGCCTGCAGCGCGGCGATGACCTCCAGCTCATCGATGTGCGCCAGCCCGAAGAGTACGCGTACTGCCGCATTGCAGGCAGCCACCTGATTCCGCTGGGTGAGCTGGCCAGCCGGGTAGAGGAAATTGACCCCGATAGGCCTACGGTGCTCATCTGCCACCACGGGGTGCGCTCCATGCAGGCCCTAGCTTACCTGCAGCACCGCCACGAAATGACCAACCTCCTGAACCTGCGCGGCGGCATTCACGCCTGGAGCACCCGCGTCGATCCGTCGGTAGCAGTGTACTAG
- the guaB gene encoding IMP dehydrogenase, which produces MADYAAKIAFEALTYDDVLLLPGYSEVLPRDADPSSQLTRNIRLKLPFVSAAMDTVTEAEMAIAMAQEGGIGMIHKNMSIKAQAELVRRVKRSESGMILDPFTLEETATLADAKKLMRNNNIGGIPIVDDQRRLKGILTNRDLRFEKDMTRSVSEVMTSENLVTADAGTDQNLAEDILQESKVEKLPVVDTEGRLVGLITYKDIRKRRRTPNACKDEFGRLRVGAAVGVTPDLMDRIAALVEAGVDVVSVDTAHGHSKGVLDAVRNIKQRFPKLEVIAGNVATAEGARALADAGADAVKVGVGPGSICTTRIIAGIGVPQLSAVLEAARGLEGTGVPLIADGGIKYSGDVVKALAAGAGTIMIGSLLAGTEEAPGEVTLFEGRKYKSYRGMGSVEAMEEGSKDRYFQDAEDDVKKLVPEGIVGRVPYKGLASEVLYQLSGGLRAGMGYCGAATIEALQTARFVRITGAGLRESHPHDVQITREAPNYSSR; this is translated from the coding sequence ATGGCCGACTACGCTGCCAAAATTGCCTTCGAGGCGCTTACCTACGACGACGTCCTGCTACTGCCCGGTTATTCGGAAGTACTGCCCCGCGACGCCGACCCCAGCTCCCAGCTCACCCGCAACATCCGGCTCAAGCTCCCCTTCGTTTCCGCGGCAATGGACACCGTAACGGAAGCTGAAATGGCTATTGCTATGGCCCAGGAAGGTGGCATTGGCATGATTCACAAGAACATGAGCATCAAGGCCCAGGCTGAGCTCGTGCGCCGGGTGAAGCGCTCCGAGAGCGGCATGATTCTCGACCCCTTCACGCTGGAAGAAACTGCTACCCTGGCCGACGCTAAGAAGCTGATGCGCAACAACAACATCGGAGGCATTCCGATTGTGGACGACCAGCGCCGCCTCAAAGGCATCCTGACCAACCGCGACCTGCGCTTCGAGAAGGACATGACCCGCTCGGTATCGGAGGTAATGACCAGCGAAAACCTGGTAACCGCCGACGCGGGCACCGACCAGAACCTGGCCGAGGACATTCTGCAGGAGTCGAAAGTGGAGAAGCTACCCGTAGTGGACACCGAAGGCCGCCTGGTAGGCCTCATCACTTATAAAGATATCCGGAAGCGCCGCCGCACGCCCAACGCCTGTAAAGACGAGTTTGGCCGCCTGCGCGTAGGAGCTGCCGTGGGCGTAACCCCCGACCTGATGGACCGCATTGCGGCCTTGGTGGAAGCCGGCGTAGACGTGGTAAGCGTAGACACGGCCCATGGCCACAGCAAAGGCGTGCTTGATGCCGTGCGCAACATCAAGCAGCGCTTCCCGAAGCTGGAAGTAATTGCCGGCAACGTGGCCACCGCCGAGGGTGCCCGCGCCCTGGCTGATGCCGGTGCCGATGCCGTGAAAGTGGGCGTAGGCCCGGGTTCCATCTGCACCACCCGCATTATTGCTGGCATTGGCGTACCCCAGCTCTCGGCCGTGCTCGAAGCCGCCCGTGGCCTGGAGGGCACCGGCGTTCCGCTCATTGCCGACGGTGGCATTAAGTATTCCGGCGACGTAGTGAAGGCTCTGGCCGCCGGCGCTGGTACTATTATGATTGGCTCATTGCTGGCCGGCACTGAAGAGGCCCCCGGTGAGGTTACGCTGTTTGAAGGCCGCAAGTACAAGAGCTACCGTGGCATGGGCTCAGTTGAAGCCATGGAAGAAGGCTCAAAAGACCGGTACTTCCAAGATGCCGAGGACGACGTGAAAAAGCTGGTGCCTGAGGGCATTGTGGGCCGTGTGCCGTACAAAGGACTGGCCTCAGAGGTTCTTTACCAGCTCTCAGGTGGCCTACGTGCTGGCATGGGCTACTGCGGTGCCGCTACTATTGAGGCCCTGCAAACCGCTCGCTTCGTGCGCATCACGGGGGCCGGCCTGCGCGAGTCTCACCCCCACGACGTGCAGATTACCCGCGAAGCTCCTAACTACAGCAGCCGCTAA
- a CDS encoding oxidoreductase: MADTKTWFITGVSTGFGKELAEYCLSNGDKVAATFRKQEQADEFTQKAGENGRGFVCDVVHEQQVKAAVQAAIEHFGQLDVVVNNAGYGSLGSIEEIDDAEVQRQFDVNVFGPLRVLRAVLPHLRERKSGHVLNITSIGGLKTFPGVGVYNASKFALEAIGESLAQQVAPLGIKVTNIEPSGFRTEWAGSSATYVDTKIEDYRSTVGENLKGIQSYSGKQPGDPQRAAKIMFDVVRQENPPLHLPLGKAAVKGAREKFTSLVKDLEAVADLGDSADFPAGE, from the coding sequence ATGGCAGACACTAAAACCTGGTTTATTACCGGCGTAAGCACCGGTTTCGGCAAAGAGTTGGCCGAGTATTGCCTCAGCAATGGCGACAAAGTAGCCGCCACCTTCCGCAAGCAGGAGCAGGCCGATGAGTTCACGCAAAAAGCCGGCGAAAACGGCCGCGGCTTTGTGTGCGATGTAGTGCATGAGCAGCAAGTAAAGGCAGCCGTACAGGCAGCTATCGAGCATTTCGGCCAGTTGGACGTGGTCGTTAACAACGCGGGCTACGGCTCTTTGGGCAGCATTGAAGAAATTGACGATGCCGAAGTGCAGCGCCAGTTTGATGTAAACGTGTTCGGGCCGTTGCGCGTGCTCCGGGCAGTGCTGCCTCACTTGCGCGAGCGGAAAAGCGGCCACGTGCTCAACATCACCAGCATTGGTGGCCTGAAAACCTTCCCTGGGGTGGGTGTGTACAACGCCAGCAAATTTGCCCTGGAGGCCATTGGTGAGAGTCTGGCTCAGCAGGTGGCTCCCCTCGGCATCAAAGTCACGAACATTGAGCCCAGCGGCTTCCGCACGGAGTGGGCCGGCAGCTCGGCTACCTACGTCGATACCAAGATTGAGGATTACCGCTCTACCGTGGGCGAAAACCTCAAAGGCATTCAGAGCTACAGCGGCAAGCAGCCCGGCGACCCGCAGCGCGCTGCCAAAATCATGTTCGACGTGGTGCGCCAGGAAAATCCTCCGTTGCACCTGCCCCTCGGCAAAGCCGCTGTGAAAGGTGCCCGCGAAAAATTTACTAGCCTAGTGAAAGATCTGGAAGCTGTAGCCGACCTCGGCGACTCCGCTGACTTCCCGGCCGGCGAGTAA
- the pnuC gene encoding nicotinamide riboside transporter PnuC, whose product MLFVLSQSFYEFWTAAAGNTPLEWVAVVTGFACVWLAARESLWNFPVAIFSCALYIVVYFRQALYSDSLLQIMFIGLSVYGWYEWLYGGRSKTELPVSRTRRWEWLLCALFIPAFTFGFGYYLDNYTQDTVPYWDSFTTAGSLGAQFLMMRKRLENWWLWIIVDIVYVPILWHKQLYPTSVLYAVYLGLAAYGFWEWRRALHTAESSSLVSA is encoded by the coding sequence GTGCTTTTCGTTTTGTCGCAGTCGTTTTACGAGTTCTGGACCGCTGCCGCGGGTAATACGCCCCTGGAGTGGGTGGCCGTTGTAACCGGTTTTGCCTGTGTGTGGCTGGCGGCCCGCGAGTCACTCTGGAATTTTCCAGTGGCTATTTTCAGCTGCGCCTTATACATAGTGGTGTACTTTCGGCAGGCCCTGTACTCCGACAGCTTGCTGCAAATCATGTTTATCGGGCTGAGCGTGTATGGCTGGTACGAGTGGCTGTATGGTGGGCGCAGCAAAACAGAGCTGCCGGTTTCGCGCACGCGGCGCTGGGAATGGCTGCTATGCGCACTGTTTATACCCGCTTTCACCTTTGGCTTTGGCTATTATCTGGATAACTACACCCAGGACACCGTACCTTATTGGGACAGCTTTACCACGGCCGGCAGCTTGGGGGCGCAGTTTCTGATGATGCGCAAGCGCCTGGAAAACTGGTGGCTATGGATAATAGTGGACATCGTGTACGTGCCAATTCTGTGGCATAAGCAGCTCTACCCCACCAGCGTACTTTACGCAGTCTATCTGGGCCTGGCGGCCTACGGCTTCTGGGAGTGGCGCCGGGCACTGCACACGGCTGAATCATCTTCTCTAGTCTCGGCCTGA